A region of Catenulispora sp. GP43 DNA encodes the following proteins:
- a CDS encoding AAA family ATPase, producing the protein MSLTHSNLLTFLQGQLAASGTESGRTIVVSGDPGSGKTTVLRAFVDHAENAGTLTLSSSGTPDEQSLRAGILEQLVSNTMVPEKTRRRITRLVSSIDGDDIHSIHQAGAALLDLCRAQPVVIAVDDVHFADHWSIRLLCHLHRRVRSARLLVVLTRWSRMETGPSPQADLTALACRQVELAPPPPAVVAVADRESPIDALHEALRRWGPPMAEVSRAMAVLGEQADAESIARFVSGPMGVAEEMIGILERTGLATDGRYRQPPLGGAVLAVLPADELVRLHQQAAAVTYRRGRGARIVAGHLLAAGLAEPGWPVATLRAAAEQAASSDDVGFATRCLELALATVTEARDQIQIRAAVARITWRRAPEIASRNVPPLRDAVRSGLLVDASALVRDALWRGDREPLPDALHRLRSADPQTRAEIRLAALWHFGPNDLAPAPADPTDSPWLRVTETLADGWLNGADDTAVAGAELVLRNCRLADLSLEALAIALCVLPNGEQAERWCTRLLDEATERGADTWRALLGSVRAWLRLRTGDEAAAAEQAAAALRMIGVEGWGAAVGFPLAVQVLAHTRAGRHDEAAEALRVPVPAAMFGTLNGLRYLHARGHHHLATGRVLAAVGDFQRCRRLAKESGLRQSALVPWRRDLANAMKRLSTQLGDADLSRVNKDPGKDSRTTQTTKSPASRLTLPAAATFDHAASPLTYRVRENTAERLDALAVELSEAERKVAEMAAVGMSNRQISGDLYVTVSTVEQHLTRVYKKLGVTGRRALAARLGVAAG; encoded by the coding sequence ATGTCCTTGACTCACAGCAACCTCCTGACATTCCTCCAGGGCCAGCTCGCCGCGAGCGGCACCGAATCCGGCCGGACGATCGTGGTCAGCGGCGACCCCGGCAGCGGGAAGACCACCGTGCTGCGGGCGTTCGTCGACCACGCGGAGAACGCCGGAACCCTCACACTCAGCAGTTCCGGAACCCCAGATGAACAATCGCTGCGGGCCGGAATCCTGGAACAGCTGGTCAGCAATACAATGGTTCCGGAAAAGACACGCCGGAGAATCACACGTCTCGTTTCGTCGATCGACGGCGACGATATCCATTCCATCCACCAGGCAGGCGCGGCACTGCTCGATCTGTGTCGTGCGCAACCCGTGGTGATCGCCGTGGACGACGTGCATTTCGCCGATCACTGGTCGATCCGGCTGCTGTGCCACCTGCACCGTCGCGTCCGGTCCGCCCGGCTGCTCGTTGTGCTGACCCGATGGAGTCGCATGGAGACCGGGCCGTCGCCGCAGGCCGACCTGACCGCCCTGGCGTGCCGACAGGTGGAGCTCGCCCCGCCGCCCCCCGCCGTGGTGGCTGTGGCCGACCGGGAGTCGCCGATCGACGCGCTGCACGAGGCGCTGCGCCGGTGGGGCCCGCCGATGGCGGAGGTGAGCCGCGCGATGGCGGTCCTCGGCGAGCAGGCCGACGCCGAGTCGATCGCCCGGTTCGTCAGCGGTCCGATGGGTGTCGCCGAGGAGATGATCGGCATTCTGGAACGGACCGGTCTGGCGACGGACGGCCGGTACCGGCAGCCGCCCCTCGGCGGCGCGGTACTCGCCGTTCTCCCCGCCGACGAACTGGTTCGGCTGCATCAGCAGGCCGCAGCGGTGACCTACCGGCGGGGACGCGGCGCGCGGATCGTCGCCGGGCACCTTCTGGCCGCGGGACTGGCCGAGCCGGGCTGGCCGGTCGCGACGCTGCGGGCGGCGGCCGAGCAGGCCGCCTCGTCCGACGACGTCGGCTTCGCCACCCGGTGTCTCGAACTGGCGCTGGCCACGGTCACCGAGGCGCGGGACCAGATCCAGATCCGCGCGGCCGTGGCCCGCATCACTTGGCGCCGCGCCCCGGAGATCGCCTCGCGCAACGTGCCGCCGCTGCGCGACGCCGTCCGGTCGGGCTTGCTGGTGGACGCCTCGGCACTGGTCCGCGACGCCCTGTGGCGTGGTGACCGGGAGCCCCTGCCCGACGCTCTGCACCGGTTGCGGTCCGCCGATCCCCAGACCCGGGCCGAGATCCGGCTCGCCGCTCTGTGGCACTTCGGCCCGAACGACCTCGCGCCCGCCCCCGCGGACCCGACCGACTCGCCCTGGCTGCGCGTGACCGAGACTCTGGCGGACGGCTGGCTGAACGGGGCCGACGACACCGCCGTGGCCGGTGCCGAGCTGGTGCTGCGCAACTGCCGGCTCGCCGACCTGTCGTTGGAGGCGCTGGCGATCGCCCTGTGCGTACTGCCGAACGGCGAACAGGCCGAACGATGGTGCACGCGGCTGCTCGACGAAGCAACCGAGCGCGGGGCGGACACCTGGCGAGCGCTGCTGGGCTCGGTCCGGGCCTGGCTCCGGCTGCGGACCGGTGATGAGGCCGCGGCGGCGGAGCAGGCCGCTGCCGCACTGCGGATGATAGGCGTCGAGGGTTGGGGCGCCGCAGTCGGCTTTCCATTGGCCGTCCAGGTCCTGGCACACACCAGGGCCGGCAGGCACGACGAGGCGGCCGAAGCGCTGCGCGTGCCGGTCCCAGCCGCGATGTTCGGCACACTCAACGGATTGCGCTACCTCCACGCCCGAGGACACCACCACCTGGCCACCGGTCGCGTCCTGGCCGCCGTCGGCGACTTCCAGCGCTGCCGCCGGCTGGCCAAGGAGTCAGGGCTGCGGCAGTCCGCGCTCGTGCCCTGGCGGCGGGACCTCGCCAACGCCATGAAGCGTCTGTCCACCCAGCTCGGCGACGCCGACCTGAGCCGAGTGAACAAAGACCCCGGCAAAGACAGCCGGACCACGCAGACGACGAAATCCCCGGCCAGCCGACTGACATTGCCGGCCGCCGCCACGTTCGACCACGCCGCGTCCCCGCTGACCTATCGGGTGCGCGAGAACACCGCTGAGCGCTTGGACGCCCTCGCGGTCGAACTGAGCGAGGCCGAGCGCAAAGTGGCCGAAATGGCCGCGGTCGGCATGTCCAACCGGCAGATCAGCGGAGACCTCTACGTCACGGTCAGCACGGTGGAACAGCATCTGACCCGGGTCTACAAGAAGCTCGGCGTCACCGGACGCAGGGCTCTGGCGGCGCGGCTCGGCGTGGCCGCCGGGTAG
- a CDS encoding type I polyketide synthase — translation MKLLTYLRRATTDLRETRQRLREAEERDREPIAIVGMGCRYPGGVDSPEALWQLVAEGRDATSEFPADRGWDLDALYHPDPSRRGTSYTRRGGFLLNAADFDAAFFGISPNEAMATDSQQRLMLETCWEAVETAGIDPGSLRGSRTGVFAGVVYNDYELTAPEDPGELEGYLINGSSPNILSGRVAYALGLQGPAISVDTACSSSLVALHLAVRSLRGGECSLALAGGVTVMSTPQIFVEFSRHQGLSRDGRCKAFSDDADGTGWGEGVGVLVLERLSDAQRNGHRVLALVRGTAVNSDGASSGLTAPSGPAQQRVIRDALGAAGLTADDVDAVEAHGTGTRLGDPIEAQALLAVYGRGRAADRPLFLGSLKSNIGHAQAAAGVGGVIKMVQAMRHGLLPRTLYAETPSTAVDWSAGRVQLLTEAVDWTRSARPRRAGVSSFGVSGTNTHVVLEEAPASTSADDAPEPRRPGRLRFPLPVIVSAASEAALRDQATRLRAQLDQASDTPDHPDTGLLDVAFSLATSRAALAYQAIVIGEDRNGIHAGLDALSSGDDSGTAVVRGTVRPGLTAFLFPGQGSQYPGMGRDLAEAFPAFAATLDTVCEAFGPHLDLPLREILAAEDGSERSDLLDRTEYTQPALFAVEVALARLLESWGLEPDHLSGHSIGEIAAAQVAEVWPLEDAAALVAARGRLMQSVVADGAMAALQASESEVSALLDDRATGRVAIAAVNGPSAVVVSGDRAEVLEIAELLASRGRRVRRLRVGHAFHSPHMDAIAGEFREAATKLRASAPRIPVVSTLTGRPLSAAELADPDYWVRQAREAVRFHDSMLYLAGKGVGRWVEVGPGGALTGMVHESLGNGSSPPLAVDLMRSDRSEARTVVTGLARLHVSGLRTNWSAFYAGSGAERVYDLPTYAFQRSRFWMGTDRRRGGGAEAGIGAEGFWRAVEQEDTAGLAELLRMDRSQGPALLDAVLPALTRWHRERQANAVLDGQRYHVAWEKVPTGAGDAQVLGPGWCVLVPESVVGSADGLIAGLTGGGARLVRVPGDVCDPVRLRQQLREGNSELPYAVLSLLALDERPASDQPWLSAGFKATCALVEALRGTTTRVWCATFGDAPSQATLWGLGTVLASEQPDLWAGLVDLSPEADAAQLAGLGRLLDEGTAENELALRPTGLFARRLHRAPLDSGGPPDRAWTPRGTVLVTGGTGTVGGHVARWLARKGAAHIVLASRSGDLAPAAAALKEEITASGAEVTFARVDVTDRAMLSELLRTLPSQHPLTAVVHAARSRAAANDDGSAMRGAVVLDSLLADRDLDAFVLVTAASAVWGGPGRAAEAVSGAFLSAVARQRRERGLRASTVAWGTWAADGVRAEPDGAGLYRVAWVPTSSAASTASPVGHCTVLGSGSGVADVLRTAGISVQEVVDLASLPTVPDLLILPAPMAGHGLDTVARTRRSVGTLLGVLRQWLDDERFAMSRLVVAFPDDGATGAASDDAVVTGAMRGLLRSAQSEHPGRITLLDWERDTTAAQWRAALADTEPEIAVRRGAVSVPRLIRAAAGSVGKFSFAAGGTVLVTGGTGDLGALTARHLVRRHGVRHLLLASRQGPDAAGARELRAELAALGANAEIVACDVSDRAQVAAVVAAVPAEHPLTGVVHTAGVLDDATFTSLDPARVETALAPKAYAAWHLHELTRDLSLSAFVMFSSMAGTLGNPGQANYAAANAFLDGLARHRQAHGLPATSLAWGVWDVDGGLSGRLSVADIQRLSASGLVPMPADDNLALLDLALTDSSSAVLLPLCPNAAALSAPGAGLSPVMSGLLSAAAIDRPLVPAIAVEALAAACVADDGTQLVVGDLDPAALATRGGFGAGPLFAAIVAEHHRSAAGAAGSPEGRSAESSLRERLASLSGDGAREGELLNVVRGWTAKVLGHGDSAAVDPDRAFHDLGFDSLAAIQFRNLISAETGTAFPASIVFDYATPAALASHVLERLFPESAAAAAATEAGAVLAEVERLEALVASLPSEKLTGIAADPARVASRLSALASRLTPAMSAAQPTAANAANPSAGLEEADADAVFAFVDRQLGRS, via the coding sequence GTGAAGCTTCTGACCTACCTCCGTCGCGCGACGACCGATCTGCGCGAGACGCGGCAGCGGCTGCGCGAGGCCGAGGAGCGGGATCGGGAGCCGATCGCCATCGTCGGCATGGGCTGCCGTTACCCCGGCGGGGTCGACAGCCCGGAGGCGTTGTGGCAGCTGGTGGCCGAGGGCCGCGATGCCACCTCCGAGTTCCCCGCGGACCGGGGCTGGGACCTGGACGCGCTCTATCACCCCGATCCGAGCCGCAGGGGGACGAGCTACACCCGCCGCGGCGGGTTCCTGCTGAACGCCGCCGACTTCGACGCGGCCTTCTTCGGGATCAGCCCCAACGAGGCGATGGCCACGGACTCCCAGCAGCGTCTGATGCTGGAGACCTGCTGGGAGGCCGTGGAGACGGCCGGCATCGATCCGGGCTCGCTGCGCGGCAGCCGCACGGGCGTGTTCGCGGGCGTGGTCTACAACGACTACGAGCTGACCGCCCCCGAGGATCCGGGCGAGCTCGAGGGCTACCTGATCAACGGCAGCTCCCCCAACATCCTGAGCGGGCGGGTGGCCTACGCGCTCGGCTTGCAGGGCCCGGCGATCAGCGTCGACACCGCGTGCTCCTCCTCACTGGTGGCACTGCATCTGGCGGTACGTTCGCTGCGCGGCGGCGAGTGCTCGCTGGCGCTGGCCGGCGGCGTGACCGTCATGTCCACCCCGCAGATCTTCGTCGAGTTCAGCCGGCACCAGGGGCTCTCGCGCGACGGGCGGTGCAAGGCGTTCTCCGACGACGCGGACGGCACCGGCTGGGGCGAGGGCGTCGGGGTCCTGGTCCTGGAGCGGCTCTCCGACGCGCAACGCAACGGCCACCGGGTGCTGGCCCTCGTCCGGGGCACGGCGGTCAACTCGGACGGCGCGAGCAGCGGCCTGACCGCACCCAGCGGGCCCGCACAGCAACGGGTGATCCGCGATGCGCTGGGCGCCGCCGGACTCACCGCCGACGACGTGGACGCTGTGGAGGCGCACGGCACCGGCACCCGTCTGGGAGACCCGATCGAGGCTCAGGCGCTGCTGGCCGTCTACGGCCGCGGCCGAGCCGCGGACCGGCCCCTGTTCCTCGGCTCGCTGAAGTCGAACATCGGGCACGCGCAGGCCGCGGCGGGCGTCGGCGGGGTGATCAAGATGGTGCAGGCGATGCGGCACGGACTGCTGCCCCGCACCCTGTATGCCGAGACTCCGTCCACCGCCGTGGACTGGTCGGCAGGACGGGTCCAACTGCTCACGGAGGCGGTGGACTGGACGCGCTCGGCACGACCGCGGCGGGCAGGGGTTTCGAGCTTCGGCGTCAGCGGGACGAACACGCACGTCGTGCTGGAGGAGGCTCCGGCTTCCACGTCCGCCGACGACGCGCCCGAACCGCGCCGGCCGGGCCGACTTCGTTTCCCGCTGCCCGTCATCGTGTCGGCGGCGTCCGAAGCGGCGCTGCGCGACCAGGCCACCCGGCTGCGAGCCCAGCTTGATCAGGCTTCTGACACTCCCGACCACCCTGACACCGGCCTGCTGGACGTTGCTTTTTCGCTGGCGACCTCGCGGGCGGCGCTCGCGTACCAGGCCATTGTGATAGGTGAGGACCGGAACGGGATCCACGCCGGGCTGGACGCGCTGTCGAGCGGTGACGATAGTGGCACGGCCGTGGTCCGAGGCACAGTCCGGCCGGGTCTGACGGCGTTCCTCTTTCCCGGCCAAGGATCCCAGTATCCGGGCATGGGCCGTGACCTGGCCGAAGCGTTCCCCGCGTTCGCTGCGACGCTGGACACGGTCTGCGAGGCTTTCGGCCCGCACCTGGACCTCCCGCTTCGGGAAATCCTGGCCGCCGAGGACGGCTCGGAGCGTTCAGACCTGCTGGACCGGACCGAGTACACCCAGCCCGCGCTGTTCGCGGTGGAGGTGGCGTTGGCCCGGCTGCTGGAAAGCTGGGGCCTGGAGCCGGACCACCTCAGCGGCCACTCCATCGGCGAGATCGCCGCCGCGCAGGTGGCCGAGGTGTGGCCGCTGGAGGACGCCGCCGCGCTGGTCGCCGCTCGCGGACGGCTGATGCAGTCCGTGGTCGCGGACGGGGCGATGGCGGCGTTGCAGGCGAGCGAGTCCGAAGTCAGCGCCCTGCTGGACGACCGGGCGACGGGCCGGGTGGCGATCGCGGCGGTCAACGGGCCGTCCGCGGTAGTCGTCTCGGGCGACCGTGCGGAGGTGCTGGAGATCGCCGAGCTCTTGGCGTCACGGGGTCGACGCGTGCGACGGCTGCGGGTCGGCCACGCCTTCCACTCGCCGCACATGGACGCCATCGCCGGGGAGTTCCGCGAGGCGGCGACGAAACTGCGAGCCTCGGCACCCCGGATTCCGGTGGTGTCCACCCTGACGGGACGTCCGCTGTCCGCCGCCGAGCTGGCCGATCCCGACTACTGGGTTCGTCAGGCGCGGGAAGCTGTGCGTTTCCACGACAGCATGCTGTATCTGGCCGGTAAGGGAGTCGGCCGCTGGGTCGAGGTGGGACCAGGTGGTGCGCTCACCGGCATGGTGCACGAGAGTCTCGGGAACGGCAGTTCGCCTCCACTGGCGGTGGACCTGATGCGCTCGGACCGTTCCGAGGCCCGAACGGTGGTCACCGGCCTGGCCCGGTTGCACGTGTCGGGTCTGCGCACGAACTGGTCGGCGTTCTACGCGGGCTCCGGCGCCGAACGGGTATACGACCTGCCTACCTACGCGTTCCAGCGCAGCAGGTTCTGGATGGGCACCGATCGGCGCCGGGGTGGCGGGGCCGAGGCCGGGATCGGAGCCGAGGGGTTCTGGCGGGCCGTCGAGCAGGAGGACACGGCCGGGCTGGCCGAACTGCTGCGGATGGACAGGTCGCAGGGGCCTGCGTTGCTTGACGCCGTGCTTCCGGCGCTGACCCGCTGGCACCGAGAGCGGCAGGCGAACGCGGTGCTCGACGGTCAGCGGTACCACGTGGCATGGGAGAAGGTGCCGACCGGTGCCGGCGACGCGCAAGTGCTCGGCCCGGGCTGGTGTGTGCTCGTGCCGGAATCCGTGGTCGGATCCGCGGACGGTCTCATCGCCGGGTTGACCGGTGGCGGCGCCCGGCTGGTGCGGGTCCCAGGGGATGTCTGCGATCCGGTCCGGCTCAGGCAGCAGCTCCGCGAGGGAAACAGTGAGCTGCCATACGCTGTGCTCTCTCTCCTGGCTCTGGACGAGCGTCCCGCTTCCGACCAGCCCTGGCTCTCCGCGGGCTTCAAGGCTACGTGCGCATTGGTGGAAGCGCTGCGCGGCACTACGACCCGCGTCTGGTGCGCGACCTTCGGCGACGCACCCTCGCAGGCCACGCTGTGGGGATTGGGCACCGTACTGGCATCTGAGCAACCCGATCTGTGGGCCGGGTTGGTCGACCTGTCCCCCGAAGCCGACGCCGCGCAGTTGGCCGGGTTGGGCCGGCTCTTGGACGAAGGCACCGCGGAGAACGAGTTGGCGCTGCGGCCCACAGGGCTGTTCGCCCGGCGGCTGCACCGGGCACCGCTGGACTCCGGCGGCCCGCCGGATCGCGCTTGGACCCCGCGCGGGACCGTGCTCGTCACCGGCGGGACCGGAACGGTCGGCGGCCACGTGGCACGGTGGCTGGCCCGGAAAGGCGCCGCGCACATCGTGCTGGCCAGTCGGAGCGGTGACCTGGCGCCCGCTGCCGCGGCTCTGAAGGAGGAGATCACCGCGTCGGGCGCCGAGGTCACCTTTGCCCGGGTCGATGTGACAGACCGCGCGATGCTGAGTGAACTGCTGCGTACTCTGCCGTCGCAGCATCCGCTGACCGCCGTGGTCCACGCGGCGAGGTCACGCGCCGCCGCCAACGACGACGGCTCGGCGATGCGCGGTGCGGTGGTGCTGGACTCGCTCTTGGCGGACCGGGACCTTGACGCGTTCGTGCTCGTCACGGCGGCATCGGCGGTGTGGGGAGGTCCGGGTCGCGCGGCTGAGGCTGTCAGTGGTGCGTTTCTGTCCGCGGTGGCACGGCAGCGGCGGGAACGCGGCCTTCGGGCCTCGACGGTGGCCTGGGGCACTTGGGCGGCCGATGGCGTGCGAGCCGAGCCTGACGGAGCGGGTCTGTATCGGGTCGCCTGGGTGCCGACGTCGTCGGCCGCCTCCACCGCGTCTCCCGTCGGTCATTGCACTGTGCTGGGTTCGGGAAGCGGGGTCGCCGATGTCCTGCGCACTGCTGGCATCTCGGTTCAGGAAGTCGTAGATCTCGCTTCGCTGCCGACGGTGCCGGACCTCCTGATACTGCCAGCGCCGATGGCGGGCCACGGACTCGACACGGTGGCGCGCACGCGTAGGTCGGTCGGCACGCTCCTCGGCGTGCTGCGGCAGTGGCTGGATGACGAGCGGTTCGCCATGTCCAGGCTGGTCGTCGCCTTCCCCGATGACGGCGCCACCGGAGCGGCATCGGATGACGCGGTGGTCACCGGCGCCATGCGCGGCCTGTTGCGCTCAGCGCAGTCCGAGCACCCGGGCCGGATCACGCTGCTGGACTGGGAACGGGACACCACCGCTGCTCAGTGGCGGGCCGCGCTGGCCGACACGGAACCGGAGATCGCGGTACGGCGCGGCGCAGTATCCGTGCCCCGCCTGATACGCGCCGCGGCTGGTAGCGTCGGGAAGTTCTCATTCGCGGCGGGCGGCACGGTGTTGGTGACCGGCGGCACCGGCGACCTGGGCGCGTTGACAGCGCGTCATCTCGTGCGGCGGCACGGCGTACGGCATCTGCTGCTGGCCTCACGTCAAGGCCCTGATGCCGCCGGTGCCCGGGAGCTGAGAGCGGAGCTTGCCGCTCTTGGGGCGAACGCCGAGATCGTGGCCTGCGACGTGTCCGACCGTGCCCAGGTGGCCGCCGTGGTGGCAGCCGTCCCCGCCGAGCACCCGCTCACCGGCGTGGTGCACACGGCCGGCGTACTGGACGACGCCACGTTCACGTCCTTGGATCCCGCACGGGTGGAAACAGCGTTGGCGCCGAAGGCGTACGCCGCGTGGCATCTGCATGAGCTCACCCGGGACCTATCGCTGTCGGCGTTCGTCATGTTCTCTTCCATGGCCGGCACGCTGGGCAATCCCGGACAGGCCAACTACGCGGCGGCCAACGCGTTCCTGGACGGCCTGGCCCGGCACCGGCAAGCCCACGGACTCCCGGCGACCTCGCTCGCCTGGGGGGTGTGGGACGTCGACGGCGGCCTGAGCGGAAGGCTTTCGGTGGCCGACATCCAGCGGCTGAGTGCTTCCGGCCTGGTGCCGATGCCCGCCGACGACAACCTGGCGCTGCTGGACCTGGCGTTGACCGATTCCAGCTCCGCGGTCCTGCTGCCGCTGTGCCCGAACGCTGCGGCGCTATCAGCCCCCGGCGCCGGTCTGTCCCCGGTCATGTCCGGCTTGCTGTCCGCGGCGGCGATCGACAGACCTCTGGTTCCCGCGATCGCGGTCGAGGCGCTGGCCGCCGCATGTGTGGCGGATGACGGGACTCAGCTGGTGGTCGGCGATCTCGACCCGGCCGCGCTCGCGACGCGAGGCGGTTTCGGCGCGGGCCCGCTCTTCGCCGCGATCGTCGCCGAACATCACCGCTCGGCCGCGGGCGCCGCGGGATCTCCCGAGGGCCGATCCGCCGAATCCTCACTACGGGAGCGGCTGGCATCGCTGTCCGGGGACGGCGCGCGCGAGGGAGAACTGCTCAACGTCGTGCGCGGATGGACGGCCAAGGTACTCGGCCATGGGGACTCCGCGGCCGTGGATCCCGACCGCGCCTTCCACGACCTGGGATTCGACTCGCTCGCCGCGATCCAGTTCCGGAATCTGATCTCGGCGGAGACCGGGACAGCCTTTCCCGCATCCATCGTCTTCGACTACGCGACCCCGGCGGCCCTCGCCTCGCATGTGCTCGAGCGGCTGTTCCCGGAGTCGGCAGCGGCAGCGGCGGCAACAGAGGCCGGAGCGGTGCTGGCCGAGGTGGAGCGGCTGGAGGCGCTGGTGGCCAGCCTGCCGTCCGAGAAGTTGACCGGCATCGCCGCGGATCCCGCCCGGGTGGCGAGTCGGCTCTCGGCGCTCGCCTCCCGCCTGACGCCGGCCATGAGCGCCGCCCAGCCCACGGCCGCGAACGCCGCGAACCCGTCAGCGGGGCTCGAGGAAGCGGACGCCGACGCGGTCTTCGCGTTCGTCGACAGGCAACTCGGCCGGTCCTGA